The Puntigrus tetrazona isolate hp1 chromosome 3, ASM1883169v1, whole genome shotgun sequence genome contains a region encoding:
- the nucb1 gene encoding nucleobindin-1 — translation MTGGLKGLVLLSLCLVVWTVPIDRNQDPPQEERAEENVDTGLYYDRYLREVIEVLETDPHFREKLQTANTDDIKNGRLSKELDLVGHHVRTRLDELKRQEVSRLRMLLKAKLDSTNTQSVQMDHVSLLKQFEHLDPHNQNTFEAKDLELLIVTATKDLENYDAERHEEFKRYEMLKEHERREYLKSLDQEKREKEERRIEELKEKHRQHPKVNSPGSVDQLREVWKETDGLDPQEFNPKTFFKLHDTNGDGVLDEQELEALFTKELEKVYDPKNEEDDMMEMEEERLRMREHVMQNVDLNRDRLVSLEEFLKSTEKKEFNNPKEWETLDDTKPVYTEEELQRFEAELRDREVELGRRAEKLRQEQELLKERSKALEAQKREYQQAVMEMSQKQKEQQAENRQPPSGPNGELQFQQEMQKLANEDSQVAKVPVDQNGDVQNNLPAEPPQNLPQHNS, via the exons ATGACAGGAGGTTTGAAGGGGCTGGTGCTTTTGTCCCTGTGTCTTGTGGTGTGGACAGTGCCAATAGATCGCAACCAAGACCCTCCCCAGGAGGAGAGAGCAGAGGAGAATGTG GATACTGGTCTGTACTATGACCGTTACCTCAGAGAGGTGATTGAGGTGCTGGAAACTGACCCTCACTTTAGAGAAAAACTCCAGACTGCCAACACTGACGATATCAAG AATGGACGCCTCAGTAAGGAGTTGGATTTGGTGGGCCACCATGTGAGAACGCGACTGGATGAGCTGAAGAGGCAAGAGGTCTCTCGCCTCCGGATGTTGCTGAAGGCTAAACTGGACAGCACCAACACGCAGA GTGTTCAGATGGATCACGTGTCCTTGTTGAAGCAGTTTGAACATCTGGACCCTCATAATCAGAACACATTTGAAGCCAAAGACCTGGAGCTGCTTATTGTAACG GCCACTAAAGATCTTGAGAATTATGATGCAGAGCGTCATGAGGAGTTCAAACGCTATGAGATGCTGAAAGAGCATGAGAGGAGGGAGTACCTGAAGAGTCTGGAccaggagaagagagagaaggaggagagGAGAATCGAGGAGCTGAAAGAAAAGCATCGGCAACACCCTAAAGTTAACTCTCCG GGTAGCGTGGATCAGTTACGGGAGGTCTGGAAAGAGACGGATGGGCTGGATCCACAGGAGTTCAATCCCAAGACTTTCTTTAAGCTCCACG ACACGAATGGTGACGGTGTGTTGGATGAGCAAGAGCTGGAGGCCCTTTTCACAAAAGAG CTGGAGAAGGTGTATGATCCCAAGAATGAAGAGGATGACATGATGgagatggaggaggagaggCTGAGGATGCGAGAACATGtcatgcaaaat GTCGATCTCAATCGCGATAGACTGGTCAGCCTGGAAGAGTTCCTGAAATCTACGGAGAAAAAAGAGTTTAACAACCCAAAGGAATGGGAG ACACTGGACGACACAAAGCCAGTGTACACTGAAGAGGAGCTGCAGCGCTTTGAGGCAGAACTTCGGGATAGGGAGGTGGAGCTTGGCAGAAGGGCAGAGAAATTAAGACAGGAGCAGGAACTTCTCAAAGAGAGGAGCAAAGCCCTAGAAGCCCAGAAACGAGAATATCAGCAG GCGGTAATGGAGATGTCGCAAAAACAAAAGGAGCAACAGGCAGAGAATAGACAGCCTCCCTCGGGTCCTAATGGCGAGCTCCAGTTTCAACAAGAGATGCAGAAACTAGCAAACGAAGACAGTCAAG TAGCGAAAGTCCCAGTCGATCAGAATGGAGATGTTCAAAATAACCTTCCAGCCGAGCCACCACAGAATCTGCCGCAGCACAACTCCTAA
- the ccndx gene encoding cyclin Dx: MSVSLWCEEEEGQDRTQSSVRAPWDPSASGLRVIKRLLQSEERYLPSPLYISLIQRDPQRREELAKWTMEVCTECDCDESVFPLAVSLLDRYLSASLSLPVSPSCLAAACVLVASKLTESDTVSADTLCAAAEYDFLSSNLREMERVVLATLRWDVAAVTPQDFIPHFLRTLGELRDGDAHTGDFLSTLRRHSDTLVAMCVCDSRFLGSPPSLVAAAALNSALRGLRAKSAGELSVMTSALATLCQTDVAVLQCCTELIEGALRERLRNGAHEEKDGDIEEERASTPTDLREIDF; this comes from the exons atgtctgtgtctctgtggtGTGAGGAGGAAGAGGGCCAGGACAGGACTCAGTCTTCGGTCCGAGCCCCATGGGACCCCAGCGCCTCCGGACTGAGAGTCATCAAGAGACTTCTTCAGTCAGAGGAGAGATACCTGCCCTCTCCTCTCTACATCTCTCTCATCCAGAGAGACCCGCAGCGCAGAGAGGAACTGGCCAAGTGGACCATGGAG GTGTGCACTGAATGCGACTGTGACGAGTCTGTATTTCCTCTGGCTGTCTCGCTGTTGGATCGATATCTGTCGGCCTCTCTATCCCTGCCTGTCTCTCCATCCTGCCTGGCAGCCGCCTGCGTTCTGGTGGCCTCAAAACTGACAGAAAGTGACACAGTCAGTGCAGATACGCTCTGTGCGGCAGCGGAGTACGACTTTCTCTCATCAAACCTGCGG GAAATGGAGCGAGTCGTGCTGGCGACTCTGCGGTGGGACGTGGCAGCAGTGACTCCTCAGGACTTCATCCCGCACTTCCTGCGCACTCTCGGGGAGCTCAGGGACGGGGACGCTCACACGGGAGACTTTCTCTCGACGCTGCGGCGCCACAGCGATACACTCGTTGCCATGTGCGTGTGTGACTCGCGCTTTCTGGGAAGTCCGCCATCACTGGTGGCCGCGGCGGCTCTGAACTCTGCCCTGCGGGGTTTACGGGCCAAGAGTGCGGGAGAGCTGAGTGTCATGACCTCTGCCCTGGCCACGCTCTGTCAGACTGATGTG GCGGTGCTGCAGTGCTGCACTGAGCTGATAGAGGGAGCCCTCAGGGAGAGACTGAGAAATGGAGCACACGAAGAGAAAGATGGTGACATTGAAGAGGAAAGAGCCAGCACACCCACAGACCTAAGAGAAATAGACTTTTAA